The genomic window GTGCTGCCCTCGCGATCGGCAAAGCCGACGCATTGCTGGTCGACGACATCGCGGCCCCGCAGCACGGCCCAGGATGCACCCGGGATGATCTCCTGATCGACATAACGCTGCATTGCCGTCCGCGCGGCGGAAAAATCAGGTGTCCTGGCGTCCATGTGTTTCCCCAACTATCGTTGGGTCGGATATAGCGGGAATTCGCAGGAAATAAAGACCTCCCCCGCGAGCGCTATCCTTCCTTCATGAACGCAGTGACGTGCAGGCGACGCCGAATCCGCATGCCCTGCCGCTCGTACAGCGCAATCGCAGACGTATTCTTGGTAAACACGTGCAGGAACGGAAATTCGCCGCGCGCCTCGATCTGCCGCGCGACCGCCGCGAGCAGCGCCTGCGCATAGCCACGGCCGCGATATTCCGGATGCACGCAGACGGCCGTCATCTCGACGAATTTTCCCGGCTTCATCCGCTCGCCGGCCATCGCGATCAGTTCGCCGCCGCCACGGATGCCGAAGAACGTGCCGAGTTCGTGCGTGCGCAGCGCGAATGGACCGGGCTTGGTCAGCTCGGTCAGCGCCATCATGGCAGGCACGTCGGTGGTCCCCAGTGTGACGATCTCGGCATCGCGAAGCGGACTGTCGGCCGGCGATCCGATCATCTGCTCGCCGCTCTCGGCGAGCACGATTTTGAAGCCGGCGGGGACGTCGACGGGCTCCGGCGTGAACAGCGGCGACTTGCGATCCCGACATGAGATCGCCGAGCGCGGCAAAGCTTGCGTCGGACATGTCGACCATGTCGGCAAACGGCGTCATGTCCACGGGATAGCGCAGCGCGCGCGGGCCGCCCTCGGCCAGATGCTTTTGGCTCGTTGTCAGCGCGCTCCAGATCGGACGATCCAGCAGCGCCACATCGCTGTCGGACACCGACCTAGTCCTTTTCGAAGCTGACGATCACCGCCGCATTGGCGATGAGGATGGGGTCGTTGGCCACTTCCGTGGCCGAGGGAACCTCCAGCCCGCCCTTGACCGCGGTGACGGTCACCGTCCCGTAAGGCAGCTCCTTGGCGACCGCCTCCTTGTCGACGGCCTCCGGATTCGGCACGCCGATCGTGACGTCGACGAACATGTCGTTCGCGGTCTTCCCGATCATCCGGAAAAAGCCGAGGCTCGAATGCCTGATCGCGTCCGACACCGCCCGCTTCGCCGCCTTGGTGGCGTCCCTGCCGTGGACGTCGACGCCCATGCCCATCTCGGTGACACAACGAACGCGAGTCATTTCCTGATTCCTGTCATTGGTTTGGTGATTTGCGAGTGTCGGCGATTAAGGAGCGTGACACAAGTGCAGTTGATTTATTGGGACGAGCTGCGACCACGAACTCGTCATTGCGAGCGCAGCGAAGCAATCCAGACTGTCACCGTGGAAAGATTCTGGATCGCTTCACTGCGCTCGCAATGACGAGGGTGGTGAGAGCATCGACTCACGCCTTCGATTTCTCATGCGCCCGTAGCTCGTCGACCAGCACCCGCACGTTCTCCGAATAATCGATCGGGATCGAGACCAGGTGCACGCCGCCCTCCTGGAAGGCCGCCTCCAGCGTCGGGCCGAAGCTGTCGATGCTCGCGATGCGATGCCCCTTGGCGCCGTAGGCCTTCGCATAGACGACGAAGTCCGGATTTCCAAAGGTCATGCCGTAATCGGCAAAATGATCGACCGCCTGCTTCCAGCGGATCATGCCATAGGCGTTGTCCTCGAGCACCAGCACGACGAGATTGAGCTTGAGGCGGACGGCAGTCTCCATCTCCTGGCTATTCATCATGAAGCCGCCGTCGCCGGCGACCGCGAGCACGCGGCGGTCCGGATGGAGCATCGCGGCCATCATCGCCGACGGCAGGCCGGCACCCATCGTCGCCAGCGCGTTGTCGAGCAGCAGCGTGTTGGCGACACGGGTGCGGTAATTCCGCGCGAACCAGATCTTGTACATGCCGTTGTCGAGCGCGACGATGCCGTTCTCCGGGATCACTTGGCGGATGTCATGCACGATCCGCTGCGGCGTCGGCGGCCAGCGCGCCTCGGTGGCGCGATCGGCGATGTGACTGAGGATCTCTTCGCGCAACGGCAAGAGCGCCGCTGCCTGCGGCAGCTTGCCTTCGAGTCGGTCAGCGAGCAGCTCCAGGCTCGGGCCGACGTCGCCGACGACCTCGGCGTCGGGAAAATAGACCAGCTCGACGCTCGCCGGCGTGTAGCTCACGTGAATCACCTTCGGCCCCGCCGGCCCCATGATGAAAGGCGGCTTCTCGACGGGGTCGTGGCCGATCGCGACAATCAGGTCGGCGGCATCGATCGCGTCATGGACGTAGTCGCGTTCGGATAGCGCGGCGGTCCCCATATAGAGATTGGTGCCGCCGGGCACGGTGCCCTTGCCCATCTGCGTGGTGAAGAAGGGAATGCCGGTCCGCCGCACGAAGCTTGCGATGCCATGCGTCGACCGCGGCCGGCTGGTCGCAGCGCCCATCATCACCAATGGGCGCTTTGCAGCCAGGATCATCTCGGCGGCACGGTCGAGCGCGGCACGATGGGCAACCGGAATTTCGATCGGATGGACCGGAATGACCGGGGCGGCGGCCACTTCATCGCTGGCGATATCCTCGGGCAATTCGAGATGCACCGGCCCCGGCCGCTCTTCCATCGCGACGCGAAAGGCGTCGCGCACCACGGTCGGGATGCTGGAGGCGCTGACAATCTGCCGTGACAGCTTCGTCAGCGGCTTCATGGTCGCGACCACGTCGACGATCTGAAAACGCGCCTGCCGGCTGCTCATGATCGGCTTCTGGCCGGTGATCAGGATCATCGGCATCGCGCCGAGATGCGCATAGGCCGCGCCGGTGGACAGATTGAGTGCGCCAGGTCCAAGTGTCGACAGACATACGCCGGGCTTGCCGGTCAACCGCCCATGCGTGGCGGCCATGAAGGCGGCGGCCTGCTCGTGGCGGGTCAGGACCAGCTCGATCCTGGAGGTGCGGAGCGATTCGACGAGATCGAGATTCTCCTCGCCGGGTACACCGAAGATGCGGTCGACGCCCTCGTTCTCCAGCGCCGCGACAAACAGGTCCGATCCTTTGACTTTGTGGTCCTGTCCGCTCATGTTTGTCCCCGCTTGCTGTGCTGACTCCTGCGTGTCACAGGAAGGGCCTATGGTAGCGGCTCGCGGCGCGGACACAACTCACAAAGCGGCGCGCGACCACTTCAACATCGTCATTGCGAGCGCAGCGAAGCATTCCAGACTTTTTCGGCGGATACATTTCTGGATTGCTTCGCTGCGCTCGCAATGACGGAGGGTCGAGTGGCGGCATACCGCCCTCTCGTGGCCCGGACGCGCTGCAACGCGCTTGGCGTTGCAGCTCAGAGCCGGGACCCAGCAGGCCGCGCACTCGCTGATGCATGGCCCCCGGCTCTGCAGCGCATCACTTCGTGCTGCGCAGCGTCCGGGGCAGGAGACCGTTGCGGCGCGGAGTGCAGTCCGAGGTTTTCCGATTTCGCTTCGCTCATCCGCGCTGCGAATCTCGCTGCCCTTCCCGGGCCGAAGTTCCTCACCCAACAAATCAGCACCAAATGGCCGCATATGAGTCCGCAACCTTTGGCAGCGCGAAGGATTCATGGTCAGCGACTCTTCTGTCGCGATCTCAACTGCCAACCTCAAAGGAGTTCACATGGCTCTTCTCGGAAACCTGCTCGGCACGGTCGATAGCCTGCTTGGAACAGCAACGGGTGCGCTGTCAGGCGTCGCCGATGCAGGTGGAAGTGCAACGGCCGGCGCCAGCGGCTCGGTCGATCTGTCCCACACGCTCGATGTGGGAGCACTGATCGAGACCAACCCCAGCATCGACGTGTCCGCGCCGGGGCTTGCGGGAACCGGCGGCATCGACGCATCGATCTCCGCGCCGACCGCGGTCGGCCTTAGTGCGGACGTCGGCCATCTCGATGTCGGTGGCCTCCTCCACGGTCTGGTCTGAATAGCAATTCCCCAATGACCGATAGTGACGTGGGGCCTCGGCCCCACGTCACGCCATGCGTAGCCGCCAGCGCCCCCGGCGCAGACACAGACCCTG from Bradyrhizobium zhanjiangense includes these protein-coding regions:
- a CDS encoding Lin0512 family protein codes for the protein MTRVRCVTEMGMGVDVHGRDATKAAKRAVSDAIRHSSLGFFRMIGKTANDMFVDVTIGVPNPEAVDKEAVAKELPYGTVTVTAVKGGLEVPSATEVANDPILIANAAVIVSFEKD
- a CDS encoding acetolactate synthase large subunit; protein product: MSGQDHKVKGSDLFVAALENEGVDRIFGVPGEENLDLVESLRTSRIELVLTRHEQAAAFMAATHGRLTGKPGVCLSTLGPGALNLSTGAAYAHLGAMPMILITGQKPIMSSRQARFQIVDVVATMKPLTKLSRQIVSASSIPTVVRDAFRVAMEERPGPVHLELPEDIASDEVAAAPVIPVHPIEIPVAHRAALDRAAEMILAAKRPLVMMGAATSRPRSTHGIASFVRRTGIPFFTTQMGKGTVPGGTNLYMGTAALSERDYVHDAIDAADLIVAIGHDPVEKPPFIMGPAGPKVIHVSYTPASVELVYFPDAEVVGDVGPSLELLADRLEGKLPQAAALLPLREEILSHIADRATEARWPPTPQRIVHDIRQVIPENGIVALDNGMYKIWFARNYRTRVANTLLLDNALATMGAGLPSAMMAAMLHPDRRVLAVAGDGGFMMNSQEMETAVRLKLNLVVLVLEDNAYGMIRWKQAVDHFADYGMTFGNPDFVVYAKAYGAKGHRIASIDSFGPTLEAAFQEGGVHLVSIPIDYSENVRVLVDELRAHEKSKA